From Podospora bellae-mahoneyi strain CBS 112042 chromosome 3, whole genome shotgun sequence, the proteins below share one genomic window:
- a CDS encoding hypothetical protein (EggNog:ENOG503NZXH; COG:S): MNRVPDGFEPDFLGCSWARSQGIEAFTPQDFVKAGMPNTTYRRLMEIRNNEAGHLRIFQNQISPTSIKPGRCQYRFPFTEPVGYMALMTVLEISSMAFLTGLVQLPKLDFNKGAMLAIAEVETRHEVWALLDIWKADPFGGPSDTIFPFAGEILDSTNAFIVPGSCPRENPEFPHNRQRLPALSAGKDTVSLTPGSRISLHFDDPRNQPYFNKRIQYYAVFFHATASISVPINTRHWPREEIWVTIPRNFETKGVIVACVADRQGAPTKESVIAGPAVILEQPATLATALLRGKSG, from the exons ATGAATCGCGTACCGGATGGTTTTGAGCCGGATTTTCTTGGGTGTTCTTGGGCCCGTTCC CAAGGCATTGAGGCCTTCACCCCACAAGATTTCGTCAAGGCGGGGATGCCCAACACCACGTACAGGCGCCTGATGGAGATCCGCAATAACGAGGCCGGCCATCTGCGCATCTTCCAGAACCAAATCTCGCCGACCTCCATCAAGCCCGGTCGTTGCCAATACCGGTTCCCCTTTACTGAGCCCGTTGGGTATATGGCGCTGATGACTGTACTTGAGATTTCCAGCATGGCCTTCCTTACGGGTCTGGTGCAGCTTCCCAAGCTCGACTTCAACAAAGGAGCCATGTTGGCCATCGCCGAGGTTGAGACCCGCCACGAGGTGTGGGCGCTGCTGGACATTTGGAAGGCAGATCCATTCGGCGGTCCATCCGACACCATCTTCCCTTTCGCCGGTGAAATTCTGGACTCCACCAATGCATTCATTGTCCCTGGAAGCTGTCCTCGTGAGAACCCGGAATTTCCCCACAACCGACAACGGCTGCCGGCCCTTTCGGCTGGGAAGGACACTGTGAGTCTGACGCCAGGCTCGAGGATCAGTCTGCACTTTGACGACCCACGTAACCAGCCCTACTTCAACAAGCGCATCCAGTATTATGCCGTGTTCTTTCATGCAACGGCCAGTATCAGTGTTCCCATTAACACGCGTCACTGGCCCCGCGAGGAGATCTGGGTGACTATCCCTCGCAACTTTGAGACCAAGGGGGTCATCGTTGCGTGCGTTGCGGATCGACAGGGGGCGCCCACAAAGGAGTCGGTCATTGCTGGTCCAGCTGTCATCTTGGAACAGCCTGCAACCCTTGCAACGGCTCTCTTGCGTGGCAAGTcgggttga
- a CDS encoding hypothetical protein (EggNog:ENOG503NWBF; COG:Q), producing the protein MFLFALAVAAAICVFQLAHSLQRKKSVRRRNDEEAARLGCRPARVMPTKGFLGFGRLVESVKATKADRGPQYVVEAIDQEMGKDVHTCVVPIADYELIVTRDPANVQAMLASKAPDWDVGEQRNASWKPLFGSGVFTSRGEAWKHSRALVRPQFTKDQINDLALIERHVQQLFFAIDRSYGAGEKGWTAGFDLQPLFYNMTLDITTELIYGYSVHSQNPSERVELPVIPGYEPPDRENIGTHMDAGKAWIETRGALWKYRWLLPTKEFNAHCAAVHKYAEWFVQLRLQRGDKYLAGIQSETGLTSPGRYILLDELAKLTQDPVELRSQTLNILTAGRDTTASLIGWVFYFLARHQDVFNKLREQILQQFGPYHPSQPSGIEFKELRDSIPYINSVVNEALRMAPVIPLNERVAVRDTVLPRGGGDDGNDPMFVPKGTQVLIPTYAMTRRDDIWGPDVDQFRPERWEENGGRKFGFEFIPFGGGIRQCLGQQFARTKTAYVIVRLLQRYDKIENAQEPADAPMRFHHTIENRSGSGVQVRLHEA; encoded by the exons ATGTTCCTGTTTGCCCTCGCAGTGGCAGCGGCTATTTGCGTGTTCCAGCTTGCTCACTCTCTCCAGAGAAAGAAATCTGTCCGACGGCGAAATGACGAAGAAGCAGCTCGGTTGGGATGCAGGCCCGCTCGCGTGATGCCCACCAAGGGGTTCTTGGGGTTCGGCCGGCTTGTTGAGAGTGTCAAGGCCACCAAGGCCGACAGAGGTCCCCAGTACGTCGTCGAGGCCATCGACCAGGAGATGGGCAAAGATGTGCACACCTGTGTGGTCCCGATTGCCGACTACGAGCTTATCGTGACCCGCGATCCCGCTAACGTCCAGGCCATGCTCGCCAGCAAGGCCCCCGACTGGGATGTTGGGGAGCAGAGAAATGCTAGTTGGAAACCGCTTTTTGGCTCCGGCGTCTTCACCAGTAGAGGCGAAGCCTGGAAGCACTCCCGTGCTCTGGTGCGACCTCAGTTCACCAAAGACCAGATCAACGACCTTGCTTTGATCGAGCGCCATGTCCAGCAGTTGTTCTTTGCCATTGACAGATCATACGGAGCCGGTGAGAAGGGATGGACCGCCGGTTTCGACCTGCAGCCCCTCTTTTACAACATGACCCtggacatcaccaccgagcTTATTTATGGGTACTCGGTTCATTCTCAGAACCCATCGGAGCGGGTTGAGTTGCCCGTTATCCCTGGGTATGAACCTCCCGACCGAGAGAATATCGGCACCCACATGGACGCCGGGAAGGCCTGGATAGAGACACGAGGAGCCCTGTGGAAATACCGCTGGCTGCTGCCGACCAAGGAGTTCAACGCCCACTGCGCAGCTGTGCATAAATACGCCGAGTGGTTTGTGCAGTTGAGGCTCCAGCGTGGAGACAAGTATTTGGCCGGGATTCAGTCCGAGACTGGGCTCACCTCCCCGGGTCGCTACATCCTCTTAGATGAGCTCGCAAAGCTAACACAGGACCCCGTTGAGCTGCGCAGCCAGACACTCAACATCCTTACTGCCGGTCGAGACACCACAGCTTCCCTAATTGGATGGGTTTTCTACTTCCTGGCACGCCATCAGGATGTCTTCAACAAGCTACGAGAGCAAATTCTACAACAGTTTGGTCCATaccacccatcccaaccGAGCGGCATCGAGTTCAAAGAGCTGCGAGACTCCATCCCATACATCAACTCGGTCGTTAATGAGGCCCTTCGTATGGCGCCTGTCATCCCGCTCAATGAAAGAGTAGCCGTCCGGGACACGGTTTTGCCGCGGGGCGGCGGGGACGACGGCAACGACCCCATGTTTGTGCCGAAGGGAACGCAGGTCCTCATCCCAACTTACGCCatgacgaggagggatgaTATCTGGGGCCCTGACGTGGATCAATTCCGGCCTGAAAGGTGGGAGGAGAATGGAGGCCGCAAATTCGGCTTCGAATTCATTCCATTTGGCGGCGGTATCCGTCAGTGTTTGGGTC AACAATTTGCGCGAACGAAAACCGCATATGTTATTGTGAGATTACTGCAGCGATACGACAAGATCGAGAACGCGCAAGAGCCAGCCGATGCCCCTATGAGGTTCCACCATACCATCGAAAACAGAAGCGGGAGCGGTGTGCAGGTCAGGCTGCACGAGGCATGA
- a CDS encoding hypothetical protein (COG:C; EggNog:ENOG503P0JE) translates to MTINKTLRGHKLLMVMPWEQPAEFIENLKAEFPGLQVVTYRQTEWDQTWASFPDEEWKDVTVLLTFTVLPTPEQAPKLEYVQLMSAGANHVLDLPIFKDTEVKFCTANGVHGPQISEWIIGTYLAFQHRFPQYHEKQKEGRWDRSDLNLIDDAVQKTIGILGYGSIGRQTARLATAMGMNIHAYTLHPRTTPASKKDHSWTPPGLGDPDGIYPSKWFSGSSRADLHAFLTSGLDLLVIATPLTPNTQHLLAAAEFELLAANGRKGRTFVSNIARGPVVNTPDIIHALKEGLIKGAALDVTDPEPLPGGHELWSMENVIITPHVSGASTHYNERVLSILECNLKRLSEDTEPVNKVNKREGY, encoded by the exons ATGACAATCAACAAGACCCTGCGGGGTCACAAACTTTTGATGGTCATGCCCTGGGAACAGCCGGCCGAATTCATTGAGAATCTCAAAGCTGAGTTTCCGGGCTTGCAAGTGGTCACCTATCGACAAACAGAATGGGACCAGACTTGGGCCTCGTTCCCTGACGAGGAATGGAAGGATGTCACCGTCCTCTTGACTTTTACGGTGCTGCCGACGCCGGAACAAGCCCCAAAGCTGGAATACGTCCAACTCATGAG TGCTGGCGCCAACCATGTGTTGGATCTGCCAATCTTCAAGGACACCGAAGTCAAGTTTTGTACAGCCAATGGCGTTCACGGCCCCCAGATATCGGAATGGATCATTGGCACATATCTAGCCTTTCAACATCGAT TTCCCCAGTATCATGAAAAGCAGAAAGAAGGCCGATGGGATCGATCTGACTTGAACCTTATTGATGATGCCGTCCAGAAAACAAT CGGAATTCTGGGCTATGGCTCAATAGGCCGTCAAACAGCCCGTTTAGCCACTGCCATGGGCATGAACATCCATGCTTacaccctccatcctcgcACTACGCCCGCCTCGAAAAAAGACCATTCTTGGACGCCCCCAGGGCTTGGGGACCCCGATGGGATCTACCCTTCCAAATGGTTCTCGGGCTCTTCGCGCGCAGACTTGCATGCTTTCCTGACCTCTGGGCTGGACCTGCTGGTTATCGCCACCCCCCTGACGCCCAACACTCAACATCTACTCGCAGCGGCCGAGTTTGAGTTGCTGGCGGCGAACGGCAGGAAGGGAAGGACATTCGTTTCCAACATTGCTCGCGGACCTGTGGTCAACACACCAGATATCATTCACGCGCTGAAGGAAGGGTTGATCAAAGGTGCAGCTCTGGATGTGACTGACCCTGAACCTCTTCCAGGTGGACACGAGCTCTGGAGTATGGAAaacgtcatcatcactccccaTGTATCTGGCGCATCGACACATTACAATGAAAGAGTCCTGTCCATCTTGGAATGCAACCTCAAGAGATTGAGCGAGGACACGGAACCGGTCAACAAAGTCAATAAGAGAGAGGGCTATTAG